The Pseudomonas extremaustralis genome contains a region encoding:
- a CDS encoding flagellar motor protein, translating to MDVLSLIGITMAFVAIIGGNYLEGGHLGALANGPAALIVIGGTVGAALLQSPLSSFKRAMQILIWIIFPPRVDLAGGIDRVVNWSLTARKEGLLGLEGVADAEPDDYARKGLQLLVDGAEPEAIRSILEVDFYTQESRDINAAKVFESMGGYAPTIGIIGAVMGLIHVMGNLADPSQLGSGIAVAFVATIYGVASANLVLLPVASKLKSVALRQSRYREMLLEGILSIAEGENPRSIELKLQGFMD from the coding sequence ATGGATGTACTGAGTCTGATCGGCATCACCATGGCGTTTGTCGCGATCATCGGCGGCAATTACCTCGAAGGCGGCCACCTCGGCGCCTTGGCCAATGGTCCGGCGGCGCTGATCGTGATTGGCGGCACGGTAGGGGCGGCGTTGCTGCAGTCGCCCCTGAGTTCGTTCAAGCGCGCCATGCAGATTCTGATCTGGATCATTTTCCCGCCACGTGTCGACCTGGCTGGCGGCATCGATCGTGTGGTCAATTGGAGCCTCACGGCGCGCAAGGAAGGCCTGCTGGGCCTGGAAGGCGTGGCCGATGCCGAGCCCGACGACTACGCGCGCAAAGGCCTGCAATTGCTGGTGGACGGCGCCGAGCCGGAAGCGATCCGCAGCATCCTGGAAGTGGATTTCTACACCCAGGAAAGCCGCGACATCAACGCCGCCAAAGTCTTTGAAAGCATGGGCGGCTACGCGCCGACCATCGGCATCATCGGTGCGGTGATGGGCCTGATCCACGTGATGGGCAATCTGGCCGATCCTTCGCAGTTGGGCAGCGGCATTGCCGTGGCGTTCGTGGCTACTATCTACGGTGTGGCCAGTGCCAACCTGGTGTTGTTGCCGGTGGCCAGCAAGCTCAAGTCGGTCGCGCTGCGTCAGTCGCGTTATCGCGAGATGCTGCTCGAAGGCATTCTGTCGATTGCCGAGGGTGAGAACCCGCGCTCCATCGAATTGAAGCTCCAGGGCTTCATGGACTGA
- a CDS encoding protein-glutamate methylesterase/protein-glutamine glutaminase, producing the protein MAVKVLVVDDSGFFRRRVSEILSADPTIQVVGTATNGKEAIDQAIALKPDVITMDYEMPMMDGITAVRHIMQRCPTPVLMFSSLTHEGARVTLDALDAGAVDFLPKNFEDISRNPEKVKQMLCEKVHSISRSNRRSLFSAPAPVTAPAAPAASSFGRQAPAPVARPAAPPVRTSAPAPAAAHSPAPKRKAYKLVAIGTSTGGPVALQRVLTQLPANFPAPIVLIQHMPAAFTKAFAERLDKLCRISVKEAEDGDILRPGLALLAPGGKQMMVDGRGAIKILPGDERLNYKPCVDITFGSAAKSYGDKVLAVVLTGMGADGREGARLLKQGGSSIWAQDEASCVIYGMPMAIVKADLADAVYSLDDIGKHLVEACL; encoded by the coding sequence ATGGCAGTCAAGGTCCTGGTGGTGGACGATTCAGGTTTCTTCCGCCGCCGCGTCTCGGAAATTCTTTCCGCCGATCCAACGATCCAGGTGGTCGGCACGGCCACCAACGGCAAAGAGGCGATTGATCAAGCCATTGCGTTGAAGCCGGACGTGATCACCATGGACTACGAGATGCCGATGATGGATGGCATCACCGCAGTCCGCCACATCATGCAGCGCTGCCCGACTCCGGTGTTGATGTTCTCCTCGCTGACCCACGAAGGCGCCCGAGTGACCCTCGATGCGCTGGACGCCGGCGCGGTGGATTTCCTGCCGAAGAATTTCGAAGACATCTCGCGCAACCCCGAGAAGGTCAAGCAAATGCTGTGCGAGAAAGTCCACAGCATTTCCCGCAGTAACCGTCGCAGCCTGTTCAGCGCCCCGGCGCCTGTTACCGCGCCCGCTGCACCTGCCGCCTCTTCGTTCGGCCGCCAGGCACCTGCACCGGTCGCCCGGCCTGCGGCGCCGCCGGTGCGTACCTCCGCCCCCGCTCCGGCCGCTGCCCATTCGCCTGCGCCCAAGCGCAAGGCCTACAAGCTGGTCGCCATCGGTACTTCCACTGGCGGCCCGGTCGCCTTGCAGCGCGTGTTGACGCAATTGCCGGCCAACTTCCCGGCGCCGATCGTGCTGATCCAACATATGCCCGCCGCATTCACCAAGGCCTTTGCCGAACGCCTGGACAAGCTGTGCCGCATCAGCGTCAAGGAAGCCGAGGATGGCGACATCCTGCGCCCTGGCCTGGCACTGCTGGCCCCCGGCGGCAAGCAGATGATGGTCGACGGCCGTGGCGCGATCAAAATCCTGCCTGGCGATGAGCGCCTGAACTACAAGCCGTGCGTGGATATCACCTTCGGTTCGGCGGCCAAGTCCTACGGCGACAAAGTTCTGGCGGTGGTACTCACCGGCATGGGCGCCGACGGTCGTGAAGGCGCGCGCCTGCTCAAGCAGGGTGGCAGTTCGATCTGGGCGCAGGACGAAGCCAGCTGTGTGATCTATGGCATGCCCATGGCCATCGTCAAGGCTGACCTGGCCGACGCCGTCTACAGCCTGGACGACATCGGCAAGCATCTGGTGGAGGCCTGCCTCTGA
- the fliA gene encoding RNA polymerase sigma factor FliA yields the protein MTASGYNLYKKSARDSQGDLIERYAPLVKRIAYHLLARLPASVQVEDLIQAGMIGLLEVSTKYDASKGASFETYAGIRIRGAMLDEVRKGDWAPRSVHRNTRMVSDAIRAIEAKTGRDAKDHEVAAELQLSLDDYYGILNDTLGSRLFSFDDLLQDGEHEGLHEDGASAHMEPSRDLEDERFQGALADAIANLPERERLVLALYYDEELNLKEIGEVLGVSESRVSQLHSQCAARLRGRLGEWRAR from the coding sequence ATGACAGCCAGCGGCTATAACCTTTACAAGAAATCGGCACGTGATAGCCAAGGTGATTTGATCGAGCGCTACGCGCCCCTGGTCAAGCGCATCGCCTACCACTTGCTGGCACGCCTGCCCGCCAGCGTCCAGGTCGAGGATTTGATCCAGGCCGGCATGATCGGCCTGCTCGAAGTGTCGACCAAATATGACGCGAGCAAGGGCGCGAGTTTCGAGACGTATGCGGGTATCCGTATCCGCGGCGCGATGCTCGACGAAGTGCGTAAGGGTGACTGGGCGCCACGTTCGGTGCATCGCAATACGCGCATGGTCAGCGACGCAATTCGCGCAATTGAAGCAAAAACCGGTCGCGACGCTAAAGATCACGAGGTTGCGGCCGAACTCCAATTGAGTCTCGACGATTATTACGGGATTTTGAACGACACCTTGGGCAGCCGCCTGTTCAGTTTCGACGACCTGTTGCAGGACGGCGAACACGAAGGGCTGCACGAGGACGGCGCGAGTGCTCATATGGAGCCTTCGCGGGACCTGGAAGACGAACGGTTCCAGGGCGCGTTGGCGGACGCGATTGCCAATTTGCCGGAGCGTGAACGGCTGGTGTTGGCGCTGTACTACGACGAAGAGCTGAACCTCAAGGAAATCGGTGAGGTCCTGGGGGTCAGCGAATCGCGGGTCAGCCAGTTGCATAGCCAGTGCGCAGCCCGCTTGCGGGGGCGTTTGGGAGAGTGGCGAGCGCGCTGA
- the fleN gene encoding flagellar synthesis regulator FleN, whose product MGSMHPVQVIAVTGGKGGVGKTNVSVNLSLALAELGRRVMLLDADLGLANVDVLLGLTPKHTLADVIEGRCELRDVLLQGPGGIRIVPAASGTQSMVHLSPAQHAGLIQAFSDIGDNLDVLVIDTAAGIGESVVSFVRAAQEVLLVVCDEPTSITDAYALIKLLNRDYGMNRFRVLANMAQSPQEGRNLFAKLTKVTDRFLDVALQYVGAVPYDECVRKAVQKQRAVYEAFPRSKCALAFKAIAQKVDTWPLPANPRGHLEFFVERLVHQTSAGPVL is encoded by the coding sequence ATGGGCAGCATGCATCCCGTACAGGTGATCGCGGTGACCGGCGGCAAAGGTGGCGTCGGGAAAACTAACGTGTCAGTGAATTTGTCCCTGGCCCTGGCAGAGCTTGGCCGTCGCGTCATGCTGCTGGATGCTGACCTGGGGCTGGCGAACGTCGACGTTCTGCTGGGGTTGACGCCCAAACATACCCTTGCCGATGTGATCGAGGGACGCTGTGAGCTGCGTGATGTGCTGCTGCAGGGCCCTGGCGGCATCCGCATTGTGCCGGCCGCTTCCGGTACCCAGAGCATGGTGCACTTGAGCCCGGCACAGCATGCCGGCCTGATCCAGGCGTTCAGCGATATCGGCGACAACCTCGACGTGCTGGTGATCGACACCGCCGCCGGGATCGGCGAGTCCGTGGTCAGCTTCGTGCGCGCCGCGCAGGAAGTACTGCTGGTGGTCTGCGACGAACCCACCTCGATCACCGACGCCTACGCCCTGATCAAACTGCTTAACCGTGACTACGGCATGAATCGCTTTCGCGTGCTGGCCAACATGGCCCAGAGCCCGCAGGAAGGACGCAACCTGTTCGCCAAGTTGACCAAGGTCACGGATCGTTTTCTCGATGTCGCCTTACAATACGTCGGCGCAGTTCCCTACGACGAGTGTGTGCGCAAGGCTGTGCAAAAGCAGCGTGCAGTCTACGAAGCATTCCCTCGTTCCAAATGCGCATTGGCGTTCAAGGCTATTGCCCAGAAGGTCGATACCTGGCCGTTGCCCGCCAACCCACGGGGGCATCTGGAGTTTTTCGTCGAGCGATTGGTGCATCAGACGAGCGCAGGACCGGTGCTATGA
- a CDS encoding ParA family protein — translation MRVWAVANQKGGVGKTTTSIALAGLLAEAGKRVVVVDLDPHGSMTSYFGYDPDTLEHSSYDLFLHKGSVPSDLPGQLLLPTSNESISLLPSSTALATLERQSPGQSGLGLVIAKTLAQLWQDFDYAIIDSPPLLGVLMVNALAASQQLVIPVQTEHLAVKGLERMVSTLAMINRSRKQALPYSIVPTLFDRRTQASLGTLRVLRDAYPDTIWNGYIPVDTRLRDASRAGLTPSQFDGKSRGVLAYRALLKHLLSQQLAQVA, via the coding sequence ATGAGAGTCTGGGCAGTTGCCAATCAAAAAGGTGGAGTCGGCAAGACCACCACCTCCATCGCCTTAGCCGGCTTGCTGGCCGAGGCGGGCAAGCGCGTGGTCGTGGTCGACCTGGACCCCCATGGCTCGATGACCAGCTATTTCGGCTACGACCCGGACACGCTGGAGCACAGCAGCTACGACCTGTTCCTGCACAAGGGCAGCGTGCCGAGCGATCTGCCCGGACAATTGCTGCTGCCCACCAGCAACGAAAGCATTTCCCTGCTGCCGTCCAGCACCGCCCTCGCCACCCTTGAGCGCCAGTCGCCGGGGCAGAGCGGCCTGGGCCTGGTGATCGCCAAGACCCTGGCGCAACTGTGGCAGGACTTCGATTACGCGATCATCGACAGCCCGCCGTTGCTCGGTGTGCTGATGGTCAACGCCTTGGCGGCCAGCCAGCAACTGGTGATTCCGGTGCAGACCGAGCACCTGGCGGTCAAGGGCCTGGAACGCATGGTCAGCACCCTGGCGATGATCAATCGCTCGCGCAAACAGGCGCTGCCCTACAGCATCGTGCCGACCTTGTTCGACCGCCGTACCCAGGCGTCGCTGGGGACGTTGCGCGTGCTGCGCGATGCCTACCCGGACACGATCTGGAATGGCTACATTCCGGTGGATACGCGCCTGCGCGATGCCAGTCGCGCGGGGCTCACCCCGTCGCAGTTCGACGGCAAAAGCCGCGGTGTGCTGGCCTATCGCGCGTTGCTCAAGCACCTGCTGTCCCAACAGTTGGCGCAGGTGGCGTGA
- a CDS encoding chemotaxis protein CheA, producing MSFGADEEILQDFLVEAGEILEQLSEQLVELESRPDDANLLNAIFRGFHTVKGGAGFLQLHELVECCHIAENVFDILRKGERHVDSELMDVILEALDAVNGMFSEVRERAPITPATPELLAALARLAEPADTSAAPVVEAVPEPVVEAEADVTDSEFEQLLDSLNAVKAEAEAPQADVTPAADTTPAAPTSEDITDAEFESLLDQLHGKGQFAADAVAPTAAPPAPAATASTDITDDEFESLLDQLHGKGTFAADALPEVAATAAATTAATAEKPGADGLITDHEFESLLDELHGKGKFTEVPASAATAAPVAAKAAAPAAAKAAAAAPAAKAAPAPAAAAAPARAAAPAAADKPASEAETTVRVDTARLDDIMNMVGELVLVRNRLVRLGLSSGDETMQKAVSNLDVVTADLQTAVMKTRMQPIKKVFGRFPRLVRDLARQLKKEINLELVGEETDLDKNLVEALADPLVHLVRNAVDHGVETPEEREAAGKSRNGKVILAAEQEGDHILLSISDDGKGMDPAILRGIAVKRGVMDKDAADRLTDTECYNLIFAPGFSTKTEISDVSGRGVGMDVVKTKISQLNGSINIYSTKGLGSKIVIKVPLTLAIMPTLMVMLGNQAFAFPLVNVNEIFHLDLSRTNVVDGQEVVIVRDKALPLFYLKRWLVASAAYEEQREGHVVILSVGTQRIGFVVDQLVGQEEVVIKPLGKMLQGTPGMSGATITGDGRIALILDVPSMLKRYAARRI from the coding sequence ATGAGCTTCGGCGCCGATGAAGAAATCCTTCAGGATTTCCTTGTAGAGGCCGGCGAAATTTTAGAGCAACTGTCCGAGCAACTGGTCGAGCTGGAAAGCCGACCGGATGATGCGAACCTGCTCAATGCAATTTTTCGCGGTTTTCACACTGTAAAAGGGGGCGCCGGCTTCCTCCAGCTCCATGAGCTGGTGGAGTGTTGCCACATCGCCGAGAACGTGTTCGACATCCTGCGCAAGGGTGAGCGTCACGTTGACTCGGAATTGATGGACGTGATTCTCGAAGCACTGGATGCGGTCAACGGCATGTTCAGCGAAGTGCGCGAACGTGCCCCGATCACCCCCGCCACGCCGGAACTGCTGGCCGCCCTGGCGCGTCTGGCGGAGCCTGCCGACACTTCGGCGGCGCCGGTGGTTGAAGCCGTGCCGGAGCCTGTGGTCGAAGCCGAGGCGGATGTCACCGACAGCGAGTTCGAGCAACTGCTCGACTCCCTCAATGCGGTCAAGGCCGAAGCCGAAGCGCCGCAAGCGGACGTTACGCCTGCAGCGGACACCACGCCCGCCGCGCCGACCAGCGAAGATATTACCGACGCAGAATTCGAATCCCTGCTCGATCAGTTGCACGGCAAAGGCCAGTTCGCCGCCGACGCCGTTGCGCCAACGGCTGCGCCGCCAGCGCCGGCAGCCACCGCCAGCACCGACATCACCGACGACGAATTCGAGTCGCTGCTGGACCAACTGCATGGCAAAGGGACCTTTGCGGCCGATGCCTTGCCGGAGGTCGCCGCCACGGCTGCCGCCACCACCGCCGCCACTGCTGAAAAGCCCGGCGCCGATGGGTTGATCACCGACCACGAGTTCGAATCCCTGCTGGATGAATTACACGGCAAGGGCAAGTTCACCGAGGTGCCTGCGAGTGCGGCCACAGCGGCACCGGTGGCCGCCAAGGCCGCAGCGCCTGCCGCCGCCAAAGCAGCTGCGGCAGCTCCCGCCGCCAAAGCCGCGCCGGCACCTGCTGCCGCCGCTGCTCCGGCGCGTGCCGCCGCGCCGGCCGCTGCCGACAAACCGGCCAGCGAAGCCGAAACCACCGTGCGGGTCGACACCGCGCGCCTGGACGACATCATGAACATGGTCGGCGAACTGGTACTGGTGCGTAACCGCCTGGTGCGCCTGGGCCTGAGCAGCGGCGATGAAACCATGCAAAAGGCCGTGTCGAACCTCGACGTGGTCACCGCCGACCTGCAGACCGCAGTGATGAAAACCCGGATGCAGCCGATCAAGAAAGTCTTCGGCCGTTTCCCGCGCCTGGTTCGCGACCTGGCACGCCAGCTCAAGAAAGAGATCAACCTGGAGCTGGTGGGTGAAGAAACCGACCTCGACAAAAACCTTGTCGAGGCCCTGGCCGACCCGCTGGTCCACTTGGTGCGCAACGCCGTCGACCATGGCGTCGAAACCCCGGAAGAACGTGAAGCTGCGGGCAAGTCCCGTAACGGCAAAGTGATTCTGGCGGCGGAACAGGAAGGCGACCACATCCTGCTGTCGATCAGCGATGACGGCAAGGGCATGGACCCGGCGATCCTGCGCGGTATCGCGGTCAAGCGTGGCGTGATGGACAAGGACGCCGCCGATCGCCTGACCGACACCGAGTGCTACAACCTGATCTTCGCCCCGGGCTTCTCGACCAAGACCGAGATTTCCGACGTGTCGGGCCGTGGCGTGGGCATGGACGTGGTGAAGACCAAGATCAGCCAGCTCAACGGTTCGATCAATATCTACTCGACCAAGGGCCTGGGCTCGAAGATCGTCATCAAGGTGCCGTTGACCCTGGCGATCATGCCGACCCTGATGGTGATGCTGGGCAATCAGGCTTTCGCCTTCCCGTTGGTCAACGTCAACGAGATCTTCCACCTCGATCTGTCGCGCACCAACGTGGTGGACGGCCAGGAAGTGGTGATCGTGCGCGACAAGGCGTTGCCCCTGTTCTACCTCAAGCGCTGGCTGGTCGCCTCGGCTGCCTATGAAGAGCAGCGCGAAGGTCATGTGGTGATTCTCTCCGTGGGCACCCAGCGTATCGGCTTTGTGGTCGATCAACTGGTGGGTCAGGAAGAGGTGGTCATCAAGCCTTTGGGCAAAATGCTGCAGGGAACCCCGGGCATGTCGGGTGCGACCATTACCGGCGACGGTCGGATCGCACTGATTCTCGATGTTCCGAGCATGCTCAAGCGTTACGCCGCTCGGCGTATTTGA
- the motD gene encoding flagellar motor protein MotD: MSRRRREPEEHVNHERWLVSYADFITLLFAFFVVMYSISSINEGKYKVISQALIGVFNDADRSLKPIPIGEERPRTVTPAKPLINDSDETAAGVGGTSDPLKSIADDISAAFGDLISSNQMTVRGNELWVEIELNSSLLFASADAMPSDQAFTIIDKVAAILKPFENPIHVEGFTDNVPISTAQYPTNWELSSARAASIVRMLAMQGVNPGRLASVGYGEFQPVANNATAEGRARNRRVVLVVSRNLDVRRSLTGTGTANATPDAALMRAGTQTAPAPAKPPVRQSAVNSPSPAQ, translated from the coding sequence GTGAGCCGTCGCCGTCGCGAGCCTGAAGAACATGTCAACCACGAACGCTGGCTGGTGTCCTACGCGGACTTCATCACCTTGCTGTTCGCGTTTTTCGTGGTGATGTATTCCATCTCGTCGATCAACGAAGGCAAGTACAAAGTCATTTCCCAGGCGCTGATCGGCGTGTTCAACGATGCCGACCGCTCCCTCAAGCCGATCCCCATCGGTGAAGAACGGCCCAGGACCGTGACCCCGGCCAAGCCGTTGATCAACGACAGCGACGAAACCGCCGCCGGCGTGGGCGGCACCAGCGATCCGCTGAAAAGCATTGCCGACGACATCAGCGCCGCGTTTGGCGACCTGATCAGCTCCAACCAGATGACCGTGCGCGGCAATGAGTTGTGGGTGGAGATCGAACTCAACTCCAGCCTGCTGTTCGCCAGCGCCGATGCGATGCCCAGCGACCAGGCGTTCACCATCATCGACAAGGTGGCGGCGATTCTCAAACCGTTCGAGAACCCGATCCACGTGGAAGGCTTTACCGACAACGTCCCGATCAGCACCGCGCAGTACCCGACCAACTGGGAGCTGTCATCGGCGCGGGCGGCGAGCATCGTGCGCATGCTCGCGATGCAGGGTGTGAACCCTGGGCGCCTGGCGTCGGTGGGGTATGGCGAGTTCCAGCCGGTAGCCAATAACGCCACGGCGGAAGGTCGTGCGCGCAATCGTCGGGTGGTGCTGGTGGTGTCGCGCAACCTGGATGTACGCCGCAGCCTGACCGGTACCGGCACCGCCAATGCAACACCGGACGCGGCCTTGATGCGGGCTGGCACACAAACTGCACCGGCCCCTGCAAAGCCGCCGGTGCGTCAGAGTGCCGTCAATTCTCCGTCGCCGGCTCAATAA
- the flhF gene encoding flagellar biosynthesis protein FlhF, producing the protein MQVKRFFAADMRQAMKLVRDELGADAAIIGNRRIAGGVELTAALDYTPQALAPRVPNMELEDELRKTASRIVSAQAELGMRGDSDATTNRQLFAGLPLTAAEPLVEPTFVEPPRPAAPAQAQAIDQRVFDSMRFELNGLRELLEVQLGSLAWTQLQGSKPQQANLWRRLQRIGLSGPLSRDLLALTTEIEEPRQAWRMLLAHLARMIVTPEIEPLEEGGVIAMVGPAGMGKTTTLAKLAARYVLKYGAQNIALVSMDSYRIGAQEQLKTLGRILNVSVTHVDPGQSLANALDPLLRKRVVLIDTAGLQASDPALRMQLESLAGRGIKSKNYLVLATTSQKQVLTAAYHSYKRCGLAGCILTKLDETASLGEVLSLAISHELPVAYLTDGPRIPDDLHLPRRHQLVSRAVSVQMQEEPSEEAMADMFADLYHTPAKRVG; encoded by the coding sequence ATGCAAGTGAAGCGTTTTTTCGCCGCCGATATGCGTCAGGCCATGAAACTGGTTCGTGATGAGTTGGGCGCCGACGCCGCGATTATCGGTAACCGTCGTATTGCCGGCGGTGTCGAGCTGACGGCTGCCCTGGATTACACCCCCCAGGCCTTGGCGCCGCGTGTGCCGAACATGGAGCTTGAAGACGAGCTGCGCAAGACCGCTTCGCGCATTGTCTCGGCCCAGGCCGAACTGGGCATGCGTGGCGACAGCGATGCCACGACCAATCGCCAACTGTTCGCCGGCCTGCCGCTGACGGCCGCCGAGCCGCTGGTCGAGCCGACGTTCGTTGAACCGCCACGTCCTGCCGCGCCGGCCCAGGCACAAGCCATCGACCAGCGTGTGTTCGACTCGATGCGCTTTGAACTCAACGGCCTGCGCGAGCTGCTGGAAGTGCAACTGGGCTCGCTGGCCTGGACCCAGCTGCAAGGCAGCAAGCCGCAACAGGCCAACCTCTGGCGTCGCCTGCAACGCATCGGCCTGTCCGGCCCGTTGTCCCGCGATCTGCTGGCGTTGACCACGGAAATCGAAGAACCCCGCCAGGCCTGGCGCATGTTGCTGGCCCATCTGGCGCGGATGATCGTGACCCCGGAAATCGAACCTCTGGAAGAGGGCGGTGTCATTGCCATGGTCGGTCCTGCCGGCATGGGCAAGACCACCACCCTGGCCAAGCTGGCGGCCCGTTACGTGCTCAAGTACGGCGCGCAGAACATCGCGCTGGTGAGCATGGACAGTTACCGCATCGGTGCCCAGGAGCAGCTCAAGACCCTGGGTCGCATCCTCAATGTGTCGGTGACTCACGTCGACCCGGGCCAGTCCCTGGCCAACGCCCTCGACCCCTTGCTGCGCAAGCGCGTGGTGCTGATCGACACCGCTGGCCTGCAAGCCAGCGACCCGGCGTTGCGCATGCAGCTGGAAAGCCTGGCCGGGCGCGGTATCAAGTCAAAGAACTACCTGGTGCTCGCAACTACCAGTCAAAAACAAGTGCTTACTGCTGCGTACCATAGCTACAAGCGCTGCGGCCTGGCCGGATGCATCCTCACCAAGCTCGATGAAACCGCGAGCCTGGGCGAAGTGCTGAGCCTGGCGATCAGCCATGAATTGCCGGTCGCCTACCTGACCGACGGGCCGCGGATTCCAGATGATCTGCATCTGCCGCGCCGTCATCAGTTGGTCAGCCGTGCGGTCAGCGTGCAAATGCAAGAAGAGCCTAGCGAGGAAGCGATGGCCGATATGTTCGCCGACCTCTACCACACCCCGGCGAAGCGGGTGGGTTGA
- a CDS encoding CheW domain-containing protein has translation MNRPVDLKVKTRPQLALESYLDALLQDATEEEQPVLVLEPVLEPESTLDEFQLAVLEEQARDAKLLVAPVAAPVTPAVVAPVVVAPVVVEPVVDVHLPPSITPPPVTSDGRPAWAAEPFECLLFDVAGLTLAVPLVCLGSIYSLEGQELTPLFGQPEWFLGILPSQAGNLKVLDTARWVMPDRYRDDFRQGLQYVISVQGYEWGLAVHQVSRSLRLDPNEIKWRSHRGQRPWLAGTVIEHMCALLDVAELAELIASGAVKTMPVNTRN, from the coding sequence ATGAATCGTCCCGTCGACCTGAAGGTCAAGACCCGGCCGCAACTGGCACTGGAATCCTACCTGGATGCCTTGCTGCAGGATGCGACCGAGGAAGAACAACCGGTACTCGTATTGGAGCCGGTCCTGGAGCCAGAAAGCACGCTGGACGAGTTCCAGTTGGCGGTCCTGGAGGAACAGGCCCGCGATGCAAAGCTTCTCGTTGCACCCGTAGCAGCCCCGGTGACGCCGGCCGTGGTGGCACCCGTGGTGGTCGCTCCCGTCGTGGTCGAGCCGGTGGTGGACGTGCACCTGCCGCCAAGCATCACGCCGCCGCCGGTGACCAGCGATGGTCGCCCGGCCTGGGCTGCCGAGCCGTTCGAATGCTTGCTGTTCGACGTCGCCGGCTTGACCCTGGCGGTGCCGCTGGTGTGCCTGGGCTCGATCTACTCGCTGGAAGGCCAGGAGCTGACGCCGTTGTTCGGGCAACCGGAATGGTTCCTCGGCATCCTGCCCAGCCAGGCCGGTAACCTCAAGGTGCTGGATACCGCGCGTTGGGTCATGCCTGACCGCTACCGCGATGATTTCCGCCAAGGGTTGCAGTACGTGATTTCGGTGCAGGGCTATGAATGGGGGCTGGCGGTGCATCAGGTCAGCCGCTCACTGCGCCTGGACCCGAATGAAATCAAGTGGCGCAGCCATCGGGGCCAACGGCCATGGCTGGCGGGCACCGTAATCGAACATATGTGCGCGTTGCTCGACGTCGCCGAACTGGCTGAGTTGATCGCCAGCGGTGCCGTCAAGACGATGCCGGTCAACACCCGAAATTGA
- a CDS encoding chemotaxis response regulator CheY, protein MKILIVDDFSTMRRIIKNLLRDLGFTNTVEADDGLTAIPILNSGSIDFLVTDWNMPGMTGIDLLRHVRADEKLRSLPVLMVTAEAKREQIIEAAQAGVNGYVVKPFTAQALKEKIEKIFERIHG, encoded by the coding sequence ATGAAAATCCTCATCGTTGATGACTTCTCAACGATGCGGCGGATCATAAAAAACCTGTTGCGTGACCTTGGGTTCACCAACACGGTCGAGGCGGATGATGGCCTTACGGCGATTCCGATCCTCAATAGCGGCAGCATCGACTTTCTGGTGACGGATTGGAACATGCCTGGCATGACCGGTATCGACTTGCTGCGTCACGTGCGCGCCGATGAAAAGCTGCGCAGCCTTCCGGTGTTGATGGTGACCGCCGAGGCCAAGCGTGAGCAGATCATCGAAGCCGCTCAGGCCGGGGTCAACGGTTACGTGGTCAAGCCTTTCACTGCACAAGCCTTGAAAGAGAAGATTGAAAAAATCTTCGAACGCATCCACGGCTAA
- a CDS encoding protein phosphatase CheZ has product MEHKEKSQGDFESTLKKHAHQLVDSLEKGHFGDAVQLIHELNQTRDRGLYQEVGKLTRELHSAIVNFQIDPHMPQAEEISQITDATERLSYVVRLTEAAANRTMDLVENATPLVNGMATEAQALSHDWGRFMRREVGAEEFRELARRVEGFLSRSEQDNHTVSSNLNDILLAQDYQDLTGQVIKRVTQLVTEVESNLLKLVLMAGQVDRFAGIEHDREAILSEKDPQKHLAKGEGPQIHADKREDVMSGQDDVDDLLSSLGF; this is encoded by the coding sequence ATGGAGCATAAAGAAAAGTCACAGGGCGATTTTGAGTCGACCCTGAAAAAGCATGCTCACCAGTTGGTCGACAGCCTTGAAAAAGGTCATTTCGGCGACGCGGTGCAGTTAATCCATGAGCTCAATCAGACCCGTGACCGAGGCCTGTACCAGGAAGTGGGCAAGCTCACACGCGAGCTGCACAGCGCGATCGTCAATTTCCAGATTGACCCGCACATGCCCCAGGCCGAAGAAATCTCGCAAATCACCGATGCCACCGAACGCCTGTCCTATGTGGTCAGGCTGACTGAGGCGGCGGCCAATCGCACCATGGATCTGGTGGAGAACGCCACGCCTCTGGTCAACGGCATGGCCACCGAAGCCCAGGCCCTCAGCCACGACTGGGGCCGTTTCATGCGTCGGGAAGTCGGTGCCGAAGAGTTTCGCGAGCTGGCGCGCCGGGTCGAGGGGTTTCTGTCGCGCAGCGAGCAGGACAATCACACGGTATCCAGCAACCTCAACGACATTCTGCTGGCCCAGGACTACCAGGACCTCACCGGTCAGGTGATCAAGCGCGTGACCCAATTGGTCACCGAAGTGGAAAGCAACTTGCTCAAATTGGTGCTTATGGCAGGCCAAGTCGATCGTTTCGCCGGCATCGAACATGACCGCGAAGCGATCCTCTCGGAAAAAGATCCACAAAAACATCTCGCCAAGGGTGAAGGTCCGCAGATTCATGCCGATAAACGTGAAGACGTTATGTCAGGTCAGGATGACGTAGATGACCTGTTATCCAGTTTAGGCTTCTAA